The sequence GTAATTGCTTATGTGGGGGGGCGCGATTTTGTTCATTCTCAATACGATTTCATTGAGTCAGGAAGTAAGCCTTTGGGTACCGCTTTCTTCCCTGTGATCTACTCTTCCGCGCTGGAGACTGGTTTCAACCCTGCTTCTCGCCTGTTGGACGAGGCCATGGATAACAGACAGGTGATGATCGATGGAATGGAGGGCATTCTTGGAGAATGGGGCGGCGAAGTTATGGATCCTATCTACGAGGGAGATATCTCACTGCGTAGAGGCTTGGCTGCGAGCAAGATTGCTGCGACTGTTCGCCTTGGCCGTCTAGTTGGCCTGGATAAGGTGAAAGAGATGGCTACACGGATGGGGTTGAAAATGCCGGACGGTGAACTTCTGACACGTGTTCTTCTTGGTTCCGAGTCTGTCTCTCTCTCTCAGTTAGTACGTTCCTATTCAGCGTTTGCCGGAGGAGGTGAAGCTCCCAAGCAAATGGTCTGGGTGACCAGGATTGAGGATGCCAATGGCTCAGTGGTTTATGAAGCTCCCCAGGAAAGTTCGTTCAACAAGGTTCTACATCCTGCCACGGCCTACTTGATGCAGTCTATGCTTCAAGAGGTACTCAAAACTGGCAGTGGTCAGGGAGCACTGGATCAACTTGAGGGTATGCATGTAGCAGGCAAGACAGGTACAACCAGTGACTTCGCTGACAACTGGTTTGTGGGTTTCAATAGCCGGGTTACCTGCGGGGTTTGGGCCGGCTTCTGGGACGGTTCACGTGAGGCAATTTATCCAGCGGCTTTCAGTAGAGATACTGTGATGCCTGTCTGGGAGAGTGCGATGAGCAAATTAAAAGGAGATCTCAGAGGTTCCTCCTTCAGTAAGCCTGAGGACGTCGTCGAAGTTTCCATTTGTAAAGTCTCCGGTCTCAAGGCGACGCGTGATTGTGAAGAGTACGAGCACGATGTGATTACTGGGAAGCAAAAGACGATCAGTACTGCAGTCAATGAGGTGTTCTATGTGCGCAACCAGCCACGTGGTTACTGTGATCAGCATGGTAGTGGCATTTATGATGTGAATCCGGAGGCTTTTTCACTAGATGAGGGGATCAAGCCGGAGGATATCGTCAGTGTGATTCCTATTAAGCCAACCGCACCCACTTTATTGGGGGAGGATCCTTATGGTTCTGAGCAGCCATCATTTGTCCCTCTGGATTTAACCACGGAAACTGAAACCAGAGGGCTTGGAGCAGTGAATCTGGATCAGCTCAATCAGGAGGATTTGGCTGCCGCTATCAAAATAGCGAGACCTGGCCGTGCCGAAATCAAGGATTGATCGGATAGATATCGTGAAATTTTTTATTGGTGGCTTGCCTATTGAAGAGGCTGGTCATTAACTTTGGGGTGTGACAAATGATCAGCAAAATAAAGCAGAGCTTGGAGGCTACATCTGTCCTTCCTGCAGGCTTGTTTTTTCAGCCCACTCCAGCCAGCTAGGAGAGCAGGTGCAGTGCCCTGGCTGTAAGCATTTGTTGATAGTGCCGCTCAAAGGCGAGGAGGAGCAAGTCCTCTACCCGCGCAAGTCGAGATCTCACCCCCATGCCAGCGCAGCTCATTCAGGTGGGGAGGCCCATCAAGGTAGGGCTGACCGCCGTAAACCTGACTGGGATAGAGACGTCACACAGGCGCACAGCGAGCATTCTAGTGAGCACCACAGCCTGCCATGGGTTTGGATTGTTCCTGCTGGAATCATTGGTTTGGGGGCGTTTAGTGCTCTCCTCATGATGATCTTTAATTCCTCTCCTGTAGAGCCACCTGCAGAACGTGATGCTTCAGTAGCTGCTGTTCCGGACTATGCCGGTCAGCAACAAGAGCCTGAGGTCAAGAAGGTATCCGATGTCTACGAGCCGATGGAACATGATGATTTGCTCAAAGACTCAATTACCAAGTTCTTTGCAGCTGAGAGCATCGAGGATTTAAAAGGCGTTGTTAGGAGGACAAAAGGAATTGATGAGCGAATGAAGCTCTACTATTCCACACGCCCATTTAATAAAAAGAAATTTAAGTCTTTAGTGAGCTCGGCAGCTCTGCTGGATGATCCGAGTAAGATTGAATACTCAGTGAGACTCACAGACTATACCACCAAAGACGGTGTTGCTCAGATGGTAGATGGCAAGATCTACATCGACTGGGAAAGTGCCGTGGCATACTCCGAGAAGCCATGGAAGACCATTGCTGCCGAAAAATCTACCACGCCCGTCCTTGTTCGCGCGATCAGTCGCCCCAGTAGCTACTACAATCTTGGTTTTCAGGATGATAAGTGGTCGGCCTTTGAACTGACTTCACCAGTCGAGGATGCCTCCTTCGTAGGCTATGTGCCTAAGAACGGTGTGATGTACCACAGGCTCAACCCCATTGGTGGGAGTGGAACACTATTTGTGGTATTAAAAATCAAGTATCCTGAGGATGCGATAAGTACAGATCAAGTGATCATTGATGAAATCATTGATACCAAATGGGTGATCGAAGAGCTTGAACCCCAGAAATAATCATGGAAAACCAAGAGGTACTGAGTTCCTACAATAAAGCACTCAGAATTAATTTGGATGCAGCAAAGTATGGAACTTTTGCTGAAATCGGAGCAGGTCAGGAAGTAGCAAACTGGTTCTTCAGAGCTTCTGGTACGGCTGGTACGGTAGCGAAGACCATTTCGGCCTATGACATGACGATGAGTGATGCCATTTACGGCAAATGCCAGCGTTACGTGTCACGCGAGCGACTCTGTGCCATGCTAGATCATGAGTATGAGTTGCTCATTGAACGCCTGCGGGAGCAACGAGGTGAGAGCACAACCTTTTTTGCTTTCTGTAATACGGTTAGAGCCAGGGGCTACAACGATACTGGTGAGTGCCACGGCTGGCTCGGGGTGCGCATGCAATTGCGTCCCGGTGGCGAGCCATGTGACATCCTTTGCCATATTCGCCTTCTGGAAAAAGAAAATATGGAGCAGATGGAGGCTCTTGGAATTATCGGGCTCAATCTAATCTATGCTGCATTCTATCACCGGGATAACTTGGAGCGCTTTGTGGAATCCTTGGTGGATAATTTGACTGATGGGCGCGTAGAGGTAGATATGCTCAAGTTCTTGGGCGAGGATTTCCGGTTTGTAGATAATAGGCTTTGTTCACTGCAGTTGGTTCAGAGTGGTCTAACGGATGCGGCGATGTTCTTGCCTGATGGCGAGGTCGTGCAGCCAGCTGAAGCTTTGTACAAAAGGCCAGTGGCTTTGCTACGAGGAAGTTTCGATCCAGTGATGAAGTTGCACATGGATATGATGGCGCAGACCAAATCAAATTTTGAAGATGTCCTAGATGACCCTCAGAAGGAGCGCATGATGACACTCTGTGAGATTTCGATGAACAATCTACTGCGTGGAGGTGAGGTAGACCATGTGAAGTTTCTGGACAGAGCGGATGCCATGCAGGCTCTGGGGCAGACCGTATTGATCTCCCGCTGTCCGGAATTCCACCGTATCGCTTCCTATCTGAGCCGATATACCGCAGAACCCATCGCGATTATTTTGAGTATTGGATTGCTTAATGAACTTTTCAAAGAGAAGTGGTCTGAGAATCTAGCAGGTGGTATCTTGGAGTCCTTTGGTCGCTTGTTTAAGACAGAGCTGGCCTTGTACGTGTATCCTTGGAAGAACCGTTCGAATGGAGAATTGGTCACGGCCGAGAACTTCAAGGTGGTAGATCATCTCAAGCATCTCTATCAGCATTTCCTGGATAACAGGATGATTCTTGGAATCGAATGTGGAGATCAAAGCTTGCTAAGATACACAGGCCGTGACATTCAGCAGATGATTGCCGAAGGTACCGAGGAGTGGAAAGACTTGGTGCCAGAGGAGGCTCACAAGGCAGCCATGCATCTGCACTAAATCATGAACACATCCGCTACAGACTTAAGAGGCTTACTGCACTATGTCCCTCAGTTTCGGGGCAAGCTCTTCGTGATAGATCTGGACTGGTCATTGCTGAGTGAAACCGCGAAGGCTGAGGTCGTCATGGATATTTCTGCACTCCAATCAATTGGAGTGAAGCTGATGCTTGTATTGGATGAGCTGGAGCGGGAGGATTTTCTCGATTGGTCTGTGGATCTTGAGTTTCGTGCAGCTCACCAAGCTGGAGATCTTGAAAATCTGGAGGTGCTCAAGCAGGTGACAAATCGTGGTCAGGCTTTACTGATTGACCGTTGTGGAGGCTTGTTGTCAGACACTCTGATTCAACAGGCTGTCGCTATGGAGGCGGCCAAAGTCATTGTTCTTTCTGACTGTGAGCCTGTAAGCAAGCAAGGTGAAGTCGTGAAATTCCTCCGTGTAGTCGAAATTTCAGGCATTGGTGATGAGCTCAGGGAAAAAGATAAAGGTCTCTTACAGCAGGCTGCCAAGGCATGCAGTGAGGGTGTGAAGCGTGTACACATGCTTAATGCAAACATTCCCGGAGTGCTGCTGGATGAGCTCTTTTCCAACGAGGGGGTGGGCACCATGGTTTACAATGACAAGTATCGTCAAATTCGGCCACTAAAAGAAGAGGATATTTCCGAGTTGCTGGGCATGATTGGGCGTTCGGTACGAAACACCAATCTCGTCCCACGGCACTATGAAGACATAGCTGAGTGTCTGGATGCTTATGCCGTGATGCAAGTCGACGATAACGTGGTCGGCTGTGTGGCTCTGTACGAATATGACGGCATCGCTGAGATTGCTTGCCTCTATGTAAAACAATCACACGGCAGCACTGGATACGGGGCTGACCTCGTGCATTATATGGAGAATAAAGCGCGCCAGCTTGGGATGCCCGCAGTCTTTGCGCTGACCAACCGGGCTGCGGCTTTCTTCCAGGATAGGCTTGGTTATGCTGAAATGAATGTAGCGGAACTGCCTGAGGATAGAAGGAAGGTGCTGGAGTGCAGTGGCAGGAATTCCAAGGCCTTCAAGAAGTTGCTTTAGTTGATTTCCACGTAGAGAGGCCTGTGGTCACTGGCTTTTCTGACCTCGGGAGAGCTAATGATGTGACTCTTGGCGTGATTGATTCGTTTTTCCAGTCTCTTGGAAACGAAGATGTAGTCAAAGCGGGAATAGACGTCCTGATACTCCCAGTAGTGCGTCCAAGTGCTCAGATCCTTATCTTTAAGGTTAAGAGGTTTTAAATGCTTAGTGATGCTTCGAATACTGGTGGAGCGCTTGGTGTCATTGAAGTCACCATAAAGCAGCAATGCCGGATGGTCTCCAAGTTTGGCAAGATGTTGAGCCAAGAGGTAAGCTTCATGCCGGCGCATGAGCTCCTCGTCGTATTCAGGAACCTTGCGCTTGGATTTCAAATGAACTCCGAGAAAACGCACAGGGCCACCTGGAAGTTGTATGGAGACATCCAAAATTCCCCTGAACATTTGAAAATTCCTGCCATCCATCTGGAAATTGATATTTGGCTTAGGGCTCACAGTGATCGGGTAGCGGGAGAGAATGGCCTGACGACGGTAAGGGTCAGAGCCACTGCATAAATGGCTGTGTGGGAGCTCGAGGCCATTCGCTTCTAGCCTGTCTTGAAGGTTGTCCAGATCTGCCTGTGTACCGATCTCACACACTCCTAGGACGTCAGGCTGGGCCTTGGTCAGTACACTGATCAGAGCTGTGATTTCTTTTTCCGGCTTGGAGCGCATCGATTTCTTGTCGTCATCGTGGCGCACCATTGTCAGGTAATTCCTGAGATTATAGGAAACAAAGCGTGCTGGCAGCTTGCCAGTGACCGGATGATCCAAGGGGCGCGGTGCATCGATAGGCGCGCTCGCTTGCTCATGCTCTACCTGTCCTGAGGTACTGCGTGGCTTCCAGGTCTCGGTGGCAGGGCGTTTGTCGCACCCAGTGAGAAGCAAGAGCGTCAGGCAGAGACAAAAAACCCCGCTAAGCTGAATCGCTCGCGGGGGTTTGGGAAAACTGTGCATGCGGCACTAAATTAAGCGTCTTTTGATGCTTCTTCTGTTTTAGCGGGCTTTTTAGCGGAGACTTCGTCCTCACTACGGGTGATTTCTTGTTCGAATTCGTCTCTCGCGCGTTTAAATTCACCCATGCTCTTACCAATGCCTCGTGCGAGCTGAGGAAGTTTTTTTGCTCCAAAGAGAAGCAAGACGATGAGGAAAACGATCATCATTTCCTGACCGCCGAAACTTCCAAGGAAGAGTAGATAAGTATTCATAAGATTAGTCTAGGCTTGTTTACCGATGTTGCAAATCGCAAATCGGGAATGAGGGATACGACCACGAATGTCAAATCTTTCGTGAGTCTCCCAAATTTATGACCGTGAGGTGGTTATTTTCTGCCCAGCTCACGCGCCTTGTTGGCTGAGGCGCTTACTGCATTGATGGCAGCAGAACGGAAGCCATTGTCCTCCAAAGCCTTTACGGCCGTGATCGTAGTTCCGCCTGGAGAGCAGACCATATCACGCAAAATCGCCGGGTGCAGGCCTGTCTCAGCTACCATGGAGGCTGCTCCCAGAACGGTCTGAGTAGCCAGTTCGAGCGCTTGTTGACGTGGAAGCCCCTCAAAGACACCGCCGTCTGCGAGTGCTTCGATAAAGGTATAAACGTAGGCAGGGCCTGAGCCGGATACGCCTGTGACCGCATCCATGAGTTTTTCCGGTACCTCAATCACGCTGCCGGCTGCGCCGAGTAGCTTGCAAGTAGTCTCTGCATCAGCATCATTGGCATGGGTGCCTAGCGTGTAGGCGGCTGCCCCTTTGCCGATGAGAGAAGGAGTATTTGGCATGCAGCGCACCATGCGGGTGCCATGAGGTAGTGGTGACTCCAGAGTCTCCAGGGTGAGGCCTGCAGCAGCTGAAATGAGGAGGACATCATTGAGGCATTCTGGCTCTTCATTCAGTTCCACGAGAACGAGTGGGATGATATGTGGCTTCGTGCAGAGGTAGACGGCATTAGAATTCTGAACTACTTCCACATTGCTCTCCACCGCGTTCACACCGAGTTCATCAGAGAGAGCCTGGCGTGTCTCCGCAGTACGGGAGGATACATAGACGTCTTCTGCTTTTACGATACCGGCTTTGAGTGCTCCTTCGAGTAGTGCGCGGCCCATTTTGCCGCATCCGATTAATCCTAACTTCATAGATCTATCATGCTTGATGAGTGTATGGCTGTCCAGATTAACTCATGGATTCTCCCTGAGATCGTGTTTCCTGATTGATAGAAGATGCTGAATAGGAATAGTGGCTGCATGCAAAGAATCATTCTCGCTAGTCTGCTCCTCCTGATGTCTCTGCTCAGTGCCGGAGCAGAGGATGAAAAGCAGTTCGATGTGAACTCGGTCATTGCTGAGCCGGTGGCTAAGTTACCTGAACCTAGATTCTGGAATGGAGTGGGTGAGTTGAATCTACTGGTTTTTACGGAGGACGAATCAGTACGCAAGCACGTGAACCAAGGCTTTGTGTTACTACACGCCTCATGGGACTTTGAAGCTTATCGCCACTTTACCACTGCCCTAAAGAAGGATCCAAATTGCTTGATGGCTTACTGTGGGCTGGTTCTCTCAGTGGCAAACCCCACTCACGAATGGAAAGCGGAGAGAGCGAAAGCCTTTAACCGAATGATCACACTCTCGGAGTACAAAGTTGGTGAGGGTGAGCAAGCCAGATGGTATTATCCAGACATTGAGCGGGGCTATGCTTTCTGTATCGCTACACTGTTAACGGAAGGGTCCGGTCCGGGCTCAAAGGCTTTCAGGCAACTATCCAACAAGTATCCAAAGGATCTCCAACTGAAGCTCTTGGCCGCATTTCTTGAGCGTGGAGGCTACAGTGATTACGGCGACATACGACCATCTCAAAGAGCGTCTTTGGCAAAAGTGAGAGAGCTGGTTGACTTGTACCCAGAAAATCCTCTGGTATTGAACTTTTGGTTAATGATGCAGGCCGAAGCTCCTTATCAAGCTGTCGATGTCATGCAGGTTTTGATGCCTACAGCAAAGAAACTAGTGGTGCTGAGTGAGGGTAAGTTACCAACCTGGCATGCGGTATTAGGTCACCTGGCATGGCGCAGTGGTGAACTGGAGCTTGCTCGCTTGTCTTTCGAGAGAGCTATTGAACTCTACAGTCAGTGGCAGAGCAACGATCAGATCTCGGATGTGAATGCCATCGGCTTATGTCGGGCGAAGATTTTTCTGGCCGCTGTGCTGTATGCTGAAGGGAAGATTCAAGATGCTCTCCAGTTACTAGGTGAAGTGAAATCCATCGAGTTGCCTGATGGTAGGCAATTTTCCCAAGTGGCCACCGCCTTGCAATGGCATGCAAAGCTTCTACCTGCTCAAATCTATTTGGCCAGAGGAGGCAAAGGAGATCTCAAAAAAGCTCTCAGCGTACTACCTACTTTACCGGCTCAAGCTTCTGGCGGGTTTGACCCCTACAAAATTGTCATTGATGGTTATACTCTCTATATCCGGGCATTGGAGTCGGAGGAGGCTGGGAAGCCCGAGCAGGCAAGGGAATATTATGCCAAGCTGGTGCAGAACCTTGAACTGATGCAGAAAGCCCAGCCAAAGATGGTCCAGCAGCCATACTATGTGGATTATGTTCGCGCCCTTGGGGCTCTCAAAATCCACCAGTTCGAACTGCTAGGACTGCTTTCCGCGGAGAGTGAGTTGGCTGCAAACTGGTACAGGTCGGCAATCGATAGGCAGCACCCAAGCTCCCGCCTTCTACCTCCCGAGATTCTCTACCCGATGGAATTTCGTTTGGCCGAGTACTACCAAAATGAGAGTGATTTGGAGAATGCTCGTAAATTTGCCAATCAGGGACTGAAGCGCATGCCTTCATGCCCCAAGTGCAAAGCCTTGTTGAAATCGCTCAAATGAGTTCCCTACTTTTGGTTCCAAATGACCGTGATCCCGTTGTCTCCTTTGGTAGAGTAGATCAGAATAGTCACTTCTCTGTTATCCTTGGTACCCGTTAGGTTCCATTGGCCAGAGCCCTCAGCGGAGACGTGGTGGCGGTTCGTAGAGTAGTCCTGGTCGCCGAGCTGGGAGTTGAGTTGTTCAAAGGCGCTCTCTGCGGAGCCGCTTAAGGTGGCCGTGTATTGCCCCTTGGTTACTTCGTCGTTCTTATCCACAAAGAATACTCTCATGTTACTCAGGCCGTCAGGCTGGGGGACCCAGCCGGGAATTTTAGAAGTGTCATTGGAGCCCAGGGTGATGACGTTCCCGTCACTATCTTTGAGTACTATTTGTCCCTTGGCCGCATCTTTGTAGTCTAGGGTATAAGACTTGCCGTCTTTCTTATAGACGACGGTGACTGTGTGATCTTCGTCATTAAATTCCGCAGCCTCCAAGTCAGGGATGTTCTTGATGACGAGCTCAGCGGCGGTTTTCTGAGGATTCTCAATGAATTTACGGACCTTAACGACAACGATCCAGATACCAATGGCGGCAATGACCACACAGACTAGAGCGGCAGCACCGCAGCCAATGCCGACCTTAGCTCCGGTAGACATTCCTTTCGCTGGAGGAGTGTTCTCTGCTTGTGGTGATGGTGTAACGGGGGGAGAGGGTGGGGTTTGTTCAGACATGACAGTAAGCACACATTCATGCATGAGTGTTTCATGCTCTGATAGATTAGATCAAACTAGGTGGGCCTGTCCAGAATCATGTGACTAAGTGACTAATGGTCTGAGTCATTAGTTTTTGAGTGAGCTGAAGTACTCTTGGTCTAGTTTCAGATACTCTTCTCTGGCTCGCTGGCAGCTCAGAGCCATGTCATCGATTTGCTTTCTGAGTGTGAAAAGCGTCTGGGTATCGGGTTGCTTGCTTTTACTGAACTCCGAGAATTCATTCATAAGGCCTATCTGTTTCGCAGTAAGGTCTTCCAGAAGGTTCTTGGCGCGCAGGCGGTCGGTATTAATGGAAGCAGACACGAGAAAAGCCTCATGCTCCTGAAGCTTGTGCTGCTTTGCTCGGGTATTTTCCAGTTCTTTGACTATCTTGTGCTGCTCAGTTTTGGTTTGTTCGAGTTGCTTTTCTAGATTGGGTAGCGCCT is a genomic window of Rubritalea squalenifaciens DSM 18772 containing:
- a CDS encoding transglycosylase domain-containing protein, producing MGRKKFNSRRKVRKKAIFKRKWFIFLASLCLVGCLVAYLGYSIGTKPYRDRAETYDLSKINEIELPSMIYDRNQRELGRIFVENRHAIGIEQIPQKMIDALVAGEDSRFFEHNGVDYMGIGRAAYLNFKSGSEDSGASTLTQQLARNAFHLKEEAIEKGESAYERKLVEIFLSFRIEERYSKHEILEFYLNRVAFGNGYYGVRSAALGYFGKEPKDLETQECASLVGCIKNPSVFSPSRSKKNNKKARDHVIRRMAIEGMISEMERDRLVALPIELNPRPIQRGTSHLYDRVAEIVNKHVDPDELAKGGFRVFTSIDIEVQEALESKLREQLSKAEQHSGYKHPKYRDYRMTDTSKPKYLQGAALMIDNTNGQVIAYVGGRDFVHSQYDFIESGSKPLGTAFFPVIYSSALETGFNPASRLLDEAMDNRQVMIDGMEGILGEWGGEVMDPIYEGDISLRRGLAASKIAATVRLGRLVGLDKVKEMATRMGLKMPDGELLTRVLLGSESVSLSQLVRSYSAFAGGGEAPKQMVWVTRIEDANGSVVYEAPQESSFNKVLHPATAYLMQSMLQEVLKTGSGQGALDQLEGMHVAGKTGTTSDFADNWFVGFNSRVTCGVWAGFWDGSREAIYPAAFSRDTVMPVWESAMSKLKGDLRGSSFSKPEDVVEVSICKVSGLKATRDCEEYEHDVITGKQKTISTAVNEVFYVRNQPRGYCDQHGSGIYDVNPEAFSLDEGIKPEDIVSVIPIKPTAPTLLGEDPYGSEQPSFVPLDLTTETETRGLGAVNLDQLNQEDLAAAIKIARPGRAEIKD
- a CDS encoding TonB-dependent receptor, translated to MENQEVLSSYNKALRINLDAAKYGTFAEIGAGQEVANWFFRASGTAGTVAKTISAYDMTMSDAIYGKCQRYVSRERLCAMLDHEYELLIERLREQRGESTTFFAFCNTVRARGYNDTGECHGWLGVRMQLRPGGEPCDILCHIRLLEKENMEQMEALGIIGLNLIYAAFYHRDNLERFVESLVDNLTDGRVEVDMLKFLGEDFRFVDNRLCSLQLVQSGLTDAAMFLPDGEVVQPAEALYKRPVALLRGSFDPVMKLHMDMMAQTKSNFEDVLDDPQKERMMTLCEISMNNLLRGGEVDHVKFLDRADAMQALGQTVLISRCPEFHRIASYLSRYTAEPIAIILSIGLLNELFKEKWSENLAGGILESFGRLFKTELALYVYPWKNRSNGELVTAENFKVVDHLKHLYQHFLDNRMILGIECGDQSLLRYTGRDIQQMIAEGTEEWKDLVPEEAHKAAMHLH
- a CDS encoding GNAT family N-acetyltransferase, with the protein product MNTSATDLRGLLHYVPQFRGKLFVIDLDWSLLSETAKAEVVMDISALQSIGVKLMLVLDELEREDFLDWSVDLEFRAAHQAGDLENLEVLKQVTNRGQALLIDRCGGLLSDTLIQQAVAMEAAKVIVLSDCEPVSKQGEVVKFLRVVEISGIGDELREKDKGLLQQAAKACSEGVKRVHMLNANIPGVLLDELFSNEGVGTMVYNDKYRQIRPLKEEDISELLGMIGRSVRNTNLVPRHYEDIAECLDAYAVMQVDDNVVGCVALYEYDGIAEIACLYVKQSHGSTGYGADLVHYMENKARQLGMPAVFALTNRAAAFFQDRLGYAEMNVAELPEDRRKVLECSGRNSKAFKKLL
- a CDS encoding endonuclease/exonuclease/phosphatase family protein; this translates as MLLTGCDKRPATETWKPRSTSGQVEHEQASAPIDAPRPLDHPVTGKLPARFVSYNLRNYLTMVRHDDDKKSMRSKPEKEITALISVLTKAQPDVLGVCEIGTQADLDNLQDRLEANGLELPHSHLCSGSDPYRRQAILSRYPITVSPKPNINFQMDGRNFQMFRGILDVSIQLPGGPVRFLGVHLKSKRKVPEYDEELMRRHEAYLLAQHLAKLGDHPALLLYGDFNDTKRSTSIRSITKHLKPLNLKDKDLSTWTHYWEYQDVYSRFDYIFVSKRLEKRINHAKSHIISSPEVRKASDHRPLYVEIN
- a CDS encoding Sec-independent protein translocase subunit TatA/TatB → MNTYLLFLGSFGGQEMMIVFLIVLLLFGAKKLPQLARGIGKSMGEFKRARDEFEQEITRSEDEVSAKKPAKTEEASKDA
- the proC gene encoding pyrroline-5-carboxylate reductase, which gives rise to MKLGLIGCGKMGRALLEGALKAGIVKAEDVYVSSRTAETRQALSDELGVNAVESNVEVVQNSNAVYLCTKPHIIPLVLVELNEEPECLNDVLLISAAAGLTLETLESPLPHGTRMVRCMPNTPSLIGKGAAAYTLGTHANDADAETTCKLLGAAGSVIEVPEKLMDAVTGVSGSGPAYVYTFIEALADGGVFEGLPRQQALELATQTVLGAASMVAETGLHPAILRDMVCSPGGTTITAVKALEDNGFRSAAINAVSASANKARELGRK
- a CDS encoding tetratricopeptide repeat protein, with amino-acid sequence MQRIILASLLLLMSLLSAGAEDEKQFDVNSVIAEPVAKLPEPRFWNGVGELNLLVFTEDESVRKHVNQGFVLLHASWDFEAYRHFTTALKKDPNCLMAYCGLVLSVANPTHEWKAERAKAFNRMITLSEYKVGEGEQARWYYPDIERGYAFCIATLLTEGSGPGSKAFRQLSNKYPKDLQLKLLAAFLERGGYSDYGDIRPSQRASLAKVRELVDLYPENPLVLNFWLMMQAEAPYQAVDVMQVLMPTAKKLVVLSEGKLPTWHAVLGHLAWRSGELELARLSFERAIELYSQWQSNDQISDVNAIGLCRAKIFLAAVLYAEGKIQDALQLLGEVKSIELPDGRQFSQVATALQWHAKLLPAQIYLARGGKGDLKKALSVLPTLPAQASGGFDPYKIVIDGYTLYIRALESEEAGKPEQAREYYAKLVQNLELMQKAQPKMVQQPYYVDYVRALGALKIHQFELLGLLSAESELAANWYRSAIDRQHPSSRLLPPEILYPMEFRLAEYYQNESDLENARKFANQGLKRMPSCPKCKALLKSLK